The Cohnella abietis genome has a segment encoding these proteins:
- a CDS encoding putative amidoligase domain-containing protein produces the protein MTDQVGTMWTYDGDGARNTLAESLSLPIISDLSLAQPNDCVMLLGKLSRRAVEYVNAIKGSKHATPLLLNREATKVLALTATETERRLRREGLPARIGSLDDGGTPITATVWGFDAIEIRRLYPVKQKFNGIKYKAGSLEDSTFTQEHPLWKPVERMSARALFLLGLDFGHVELLLNDRGSVTITGISPVMSITTKQGEQRLENLISTFATHWSHEMADGAQATLGADPEFILMSPEGRIIPASRYFTPEGAAGCDSVRIRGEKHWPLVELRPRPSINPAHVMSDIRKLLYVVAERTAGDKLSWRAGALPVPGLPLGGHVHLSGVALTGERLRALDNTVALVMRLLEPPMAARRRPRYGSLGDVRRQPHGGFEYRTPPSWLVSPRLALGAFALTKVAAEHARELAVDRPFDEDSYRDAFYEGNRELLLMAMHRMVQTVTKTEGYRVYREPIDFLFNSIARARSWDESTDIRSKWRIPIK, from the coding sequence ATGACAGATCAAGTGGGAACGATGTGGACGTACGATGGGGATGGCGCGCGCAATACTTTGGCCGAGAGCTTATCTTTACCGATCATCAGTGATTTGTCGCTGGCACAGCCTAACGATTGTGTCATGCTGCTTGGGAAGCTGAGCAGAAGGGCAGTTGAATATGTGAATGCTATTAAGGGCTCAAAGCACGCGACACCTTTATTGTTGAATAGAGAAGCTACGAAGGTGCTTGCCTTGACCGCTACGGAGACGGAGAGAAGGCTTCGAAGAGAGGGATTACCTGCCAGAATAGGATCGTTAGATGATGGTGGAACCCCTATAACAGCTACGGTATGGGGATTCGATGCGATTGAGATAAGGCGTCTATATCCCGTAAAGCAGAAATTTAATGGCATAAAATATAAAGCGGGATCATTAGAAGATTCTACCTTTACGCAAGAGCATCCGCTCTGGAAGCCTGTAGAAAGAATGTCCGCCCGCGCATTGTTCTTGTTAGGTCTGGACTTTGGTCACGTAGAGCTCCTGTTAAACGACAGAGGGTCCGTTACGATTACTGGGATCTCACCAGTGATGAGTATCACGACTAAGCAAGGTGAACAGCGGCTTGAAAATTTAATTAGCACATTTGCAACTCACTGGTCTCATGAAATGGCAGATGGCGCACAAGCTACTTTGGGGGCAGATCCCGAGTTTATTCTGATGTCACCTGAAGGGCGTATTATTCCAGCATCCCGTTACTTCACTCCAGAAGGGGCAGCAGGATGCGACTCCGTAAGAATCAGAGGAGAGAAGCACTGGCCATTGGTCGAGCTGAGACCGAGACCGTCCATAAATCCCGCCCATGTTATGTCCGACATACGGAAGCTGTTATATGTAGTAGCTGAACGCACAGCAGGTGATAAGCTCTCGTGGAGGGCTGGAGCACTGCCTGTTCCTGGCTTACCGCTAGGCGGTCATGTGCACCTTAGTGGTGTTGCTCTAACGGGAGAGCGGCTGCGTGCGCTAGATAATACTGTCGCTCTCGTGATGCGTCTCCTAGAGCCGCCTATGGCCGCACGGAGACGTCCGCGGTATGGCTCGCTTGGAGACGTCCGTCGTCAGCCTCACGGAGGCTTTGAGTATCGGACTCCCCCCAGCTGGCTCGTATCTCCGCGTCTTGCCCTCGGTGCATTCGCGTTAACTAAGGTTGCGGCTGAGCACGCGAGGGAGCTAGCTGTAGACCGCCCATTCGATGAGGATAGCTATCGAGATGCATTCTACGAAGGCAATCGGGAGCTACTACTAATGGCAATGCATAGAATGGTTCAGACCGTAACAAAGACAGAGGGCTATAGAGTCTATCGCGAGCCTATCGATTTCCTGTTTAACTCAATTGCACGAGCACGAAGCTGGGATGAATCAACGGACATCCGTTCGAAGTGGCGCATTCCGATTAAGTAG
- a CDS encoding DUF309 domain-containing protein, with protein sequence MIAFNYPNEYIHYLAEYNGSRDYFECHEIMEEYWKENPDSELKTCWLVLIRIPVCLYHARRGNWAGAIKLMGKAVVEAEPDLFDKLGLDGKQLVKNLNQVLLDWKKSNVTYEDIELTITDPELLEAAKRRCQQLGYTWRINGLEAGDSIIHRHLTRDRSDVVLARAESAKRKALSREIPSKHNHP encoded by the coding sequence ATGATAGCGTTCAATTATCCTAACGAGTATATCCATTATTTGGCTGAATATAACGGTTCGCGTGATTACTTCGAATGCCATGAAATTATGGAGGAATATTGGAAGGAAAACCCGGATTCTGAGTTGAAGACATGCTGGCTTGTGCTTATTCGAATACCGGTGTGCTTGTATCATGCAAGAAGAGGCAATTGGGCAGGGGCAATAAAGCTTATGGGAAAAGCTGTGGTAGAAGCTGAGCCTGATCTATTCGATAAGCTAGGGCTAGACGGTAAGCAGCTAGTAAAAAATCTAAACCAAGTGCTACTTGATTGGAAAAAATCAAATGTAACCTATGAAGACATAGAGTTGACGATTACCGATCCTGAGCTGCTAGAAGCGGCTAAGCGGCGCTGCCAGCAGTTGGGATATACTTGGAGAATAAACGGACTTGAAGCAGGAGATAGCATCATTCATCGGCATTTGACGAGGGATCGGAGCGATGTTGTTCTAGCTAGGGCAGAATCAGCCAAGCGCAAAGCGCTTAGCCGTGAGATTCCAAGTAAACATAACCATCCGTAA
- a CDS encoding aromatic acid exporter family protein: protein MGFRVIKTAIATLAAIYTAYLLGVENPLSAGILAIMGVDTTRWKGIRSVSARIMASLLGLLLASFLFEFIGYYIWVLAVYILISYPLQARTGLKDGIITGSVIVFHLFARGEVTFHGILTELELLVIGLGWATAVNLIYTPKENTTLIALRNKTEQGFSDIFHNLAKHLRSPDFVWDGKEILRTESVIDEGIMVAQRARENRLIPQDEPWQLYFQMRSQQHESIKLMVESIAFISNHVPQAELIAVLFDRLMEDVKSEFYEGNTEQMLTELEKSFREMPLPVSRDEFETRSSLLHVSRELRRFLGIASREKKRKSTSAQAIIQ, encoded by the coding sequence ATGGGATTTCGTGTCATTAAGACAGCAATAGCTACACTAGCAGCGATCTATACCGCATATCTCCTTGGAGTGGAAAATCCATTGTCGGCAGGTATACTCGCGATAATGGGAGTGGATACGACCCGCTGGAAGGGAATTAGATCTGTATCTGCGCGTATTATGGCTTCTTTGTTAGGGCTACTGCTGGCATCATTTCTGTTCGAGTTCATTGGCTATTACATCTGGGTGCTTGCCGTGTACATTCTGATTTCTTACCCTTTGCAGGCTCGAACGGGATTGAAGGACGGAATTATTACCGGATCTGTTATCGTGTTTCATTTGTTCGCTAGGGGAGAAGTAACGTTTCACGGAATTCTAACGGAGCTTGAGCTTCTAGTTATCGGCTTGGGCTGGGCTACTGCGGTTAATTTGATCTACACACCTAAGGAAAATACAACACTCATTGCTCTGCGTAATAAGACCGAGCAGGGTTTCTCTGATATTTTTCATAATCTCGCCAAGCATTTGCGCAGTCCTGATTTCGTGTGGGACGGAAAGGAGATTTTGCGCACAGAGTCTGTCATAGACGAAGGGATTATGGTAGCACAGCGAGCACGCGAAAATCGACTCATTCCTCAAGATGAGCCGTGGCAGCTTTATTTTCAAATGCGCAGTCAACAGCATGAATCCATTAAATTAATGGTGGAATCGATTGCCTTCATCTCTAATCATGTGCCTCAAGCGGAGCTGATTGCTGTATTGTTCGACCGTTTAATGGAGGATGTGAAATCCGAATTTTATGAAGGCAATACCGAACAAATGCTGACAGAGCTAGAAAAAAGCTTCCGTGAGATGCCTTTGCCAGTATCAAGAGATGAGTTCGAAACCCGATCCTCGTTGCTCCATGTTTCCCGCGAATTACGTCGTTTCCTGGGTATTGCAAGCCGTGAGAAAAAACGGAAGTCAACTTCTGCTCAAGCGATCATACAATGA
- a CDS encoding outer spore coat protein CotE encodes MAIADKRLQRREIITKAVCGKGRKFSTITHTVTPPHHPTSILGAWIINHQYEAVKSGDGIEVIGSYDINIWYSYNKNSQTDVAKETVSYVEVVPLSYVDPKHRSTTEEVSADATHEPNCVEATISSNGSSVLIRVEREFAVEMVAETKVFVVVDPNGFDDEGKDVDFGLGDEEDFEDLDSDLLEDEL; translated from the coding sequence ATGGCTATTGCGGATAAACGGCTGCAACGAAGGGAAATCATCACGAAAGCGGTTTGCGGCAAAGGCCGTAAGTTCTCGACGATTACCCACACCGTAACGCCGCCGCACCACCCGACCAGTATTCTTGGAGCGTGGATCATCAATCATCAGTATGAAGCGGTGAAATCAGGGGACGGAATCGAAGTAATCGGGTCTTACGATATTAACATCTGGTATTCGTACAACAAAAACTCTCAAACCGATGTCGCGAAGGAAACGGTCTCTTATGTTGAGGTCGTTCCCCTATCGTACGTAGACCCGAAGCATCGCTCTACTACAGAAGAGGTTTCTGCGGATGCAACGCATGAACCTAATTGTGTGGAAGCGACGATTAGTTCCAATGGTTCTTCCGTGCTCATCCGCGTCGAACGGGAATTCGCCGTGGAGATGGTTGCTGAAACAAAGGTGTTTGTCGTAGTGGATCCGAATGGATTCGACGACGAGGGGAAAGACGTCGACTTCGGCCTTGGTGATGAAGAAGATTTTGAAGATCTCGATTCCGATTTACTGGAAGACGAATTGTAA
- a CDS encoding phytoene desaturase family protein, with amino-acid sequence MKGTTVVIGGGLGGLSSAIRLAADGHKVVVLEKNERAGGKLNIRSGAGYSFDTGPSILTMPWVLKQLFASANRKLEDYMTLIRVEPQWRTFFEDGVTMDVAADLPTLLEQISKISPEDAEGFMTYLQYCQHQYELSLKSFYSKSLTGLSDLRGLHSFKELLSMDPLRSMHQSTKRFLKDKHLQQLFDFFIMYIGSSPYAAPATLSQLIHVQLGLGIYYVEGGMYNIARGMLKLLDELGVEVRTNAEVVRIEAPGNHATAVWLSDGTRLETDLVVSNLEAIPTYNTILNHLPQATDTSRKLEKYAPTVSGLVLLLGVNRRYEQLQHHNFLFSRNAEKEFHDIFVDKIPTDDPTVYIGVSSKSDPTQAPEGKENLFVLTHVPPLRPGESFEPIKASYRELVLDKLERMGLQDLRKHIEFEYSFIPDDLERLYGSNGGSIYGVVTDRKLNGGFKIPSQSEIIDNLYFVGGSTHPGGGVPMVTLSGQLTADLIRERYGAVYDRSEK; translated from the coding sequence ATGAAAGGAACTACGGTAGTTATTGGAGGCGGTCTTGGTGGCTTGTCCTCTGCCATTCGTCTAGCAGCCGATGGTCATAAGGTTGTCGTTTTGGAGAAAAATGAAAGAGCTGGCGGCAAGCTCAATATTCGTTCCGGAGCGGGATATTCTTTCGATACAGGACCTTCCATCCTGACGATGCCTTGGGTTCTTAAGCAATTGTTCGCCAGTGCAAATCGTAAGCTTGAAGACTACATGACGTTAATCCGTGTTGAGCCGCAATGGCGTACCTTCTTCGAGGACGGAGTGACGATGGATGTGGCAGCTGATCTTCCGACGCTTCTCGAACAGATTTCCAAGATTTCTCCAGAGGACGCGGAAGGGTTTATGACCTATTTGCAATATTGTCAGCATCAGTATGAGCTTAGTCTCAAAAGCTTTTATAGCAAAAGCCTAACGGGTCTAAGTGACCTCAGAGGTCTTCACTCCTTCAAGGAATTGCTGTCTATGGACCCTCTACGGAGCATGCATCAGAGCACCAAACGTTTCCTTAAAGACAAGCATCTTCAGCAGCTATTTGATTTTTTCATCATGTATATTGGCTCTTCTCCTTACGCGGCTCCTGCGACGCTCTCTCAGCTTATACATGTCCAGCTTGGACTAGGAATTTATTACGTTGAGGGTGGGATGTACAATATTGCCCGAGGTATGCTCAAGCTACTGGATGAGCTGGGGGTAGAGGTTCGAACGAACGCAGAGGTTGTTCGCATTGAAGCTCCGGGAAACCATGCAACGGCAGTATGGCTGTCAGACGGCACGAGGCTGGAAACGGATCTCGTTGTGTCTAATCTAGAGGCGATCCCAACCTATAACACTATCCTGAATCATCTCCCACAGGCCACCGATACTTCTCGCAAGCTGGAGAAATACGCTCCCACCGTTTCTGGCCTCGTGCTATTGCTTGGGGTAAATCGAAGATATGAGCAGCTGCAGCATCATAACTTCCTGTTCTCTCGCAACGCGGAGAAGGAGTTTCATGACATATTCGTCGATAAAATTCCGACAGACGATCCAACCGTCTATATCGGCGTCTCCTCTAAATCAGATCCTACACAAGCTCCTGAGGGTAAGGAAAACTTATTTGTTTTAACCCATGTTCCCCCGCTCCGTCCTGGTGAGAGCTTTGAGCCGATCAAAGCAAGCTATCGCGAGCTGGTGCTGGACAAGCTGGAGAGAATGGGACTTCAGGATTTAAGAAAACATATTGAATTCGAATATAGCTTTATTCCTGACGACCTAGAACGTCTCTATGGTTCAAATGGCGGCTCCATTTACGGTGTCGTAACGGATCGGAAGCTTAATGGAGGATTCAAAATTCCTAGCCAAAGCGAGATCATCGATAATTTGTATTTCGTCGGTGGATCTACTCACCCTGGTGGTGGTGTTCCTATGGTCACGTTATCTGGACAATTAACTGCAGATTTAATTCGTGAGCGTTATGGCGCAGTGTATGATCGTAGCGAGAAGTAG
- a CDS encoding iron-sulfur cluster biosynthesis family protein: MNIKWSDEAIQEIQNRFGADTKVWKLVSDSEGCGCSVNGVPTLWAIHSPQNGELNAESNHFEVWYEQQHEVFFDDYMRITYQPDKRAFTLASDGQIYSNRLKLEDRRTAESVK; the protein is encoded by the coding sequence ATGAACATTAAGTGGAGCGATGAAGCCATTCAAGAAATACAAAACCGGTTTGGTGCAGACACTAAAGTATGGAAGCTTGTATCCGACTCCGAAGGCTGTGGGTGCTCTGTTAATGGAGTGCCGACGCTATGGGCCATTCATTCCCCACAGAACGGAGAGCTGAATGCGGAAAGCAACCATTTCGAGGTATGGTATGAGCAGCAGCATGAGGTGTTCTTCGATGACTACATGCGTATCACGTATCAACCGGACAAACGTGCATTTACATTGGCTAGCGATGGTCAAATTTATAGTAATCGATTAAAATTAGAGGACAGACGTACCGCTGAAAGCGTGAAATAG
- a CDS encoding carboxypeptidase M32 → MSSLDQGSSSPLKRFQELTGQIKQYEEILGLVYWDMRTGAPRKGIAQRSEAVGALSSETFRLSTSSEMGELLEKLNEPEQLKQLGEIDRRLVEETTKEYERNRKVPPELYREYVVLTSQAESAWEEAKEKNDFPGFVPYLEKIVAINRQFIELWGVKTTPYDTLLDMYEPGLTTVELDRLFGELRARLVPLAEQIANSQHKPDTSFLEGTFDKEAQKKFSKFILNEMGYDFEAGRLDESVHPFATGLSPGDVRITTRYLPDDITSALFGTIHEGGHALYEQNINPELAGTLLCTGTSMGIHESQSRLWENMIGRSLGFWQRYYPDLQAHFPGQLDGVTVEAFYRGINVVEPSLIRIEADELTYNLHIMIRYEIEKMLFNENLDPRDLPEVWNKKYAEALGVTPATDAEGVLQDVHWSGGAFGYFPSYSLGNMYGAQMIDIAHKELPNLDQQVAAGELLPLKQWLTEQVYQYGKLQQPAEIIERISGKPLQSSYLCDYLENKYKDIYRLE, encoded by the coding sequence ATGAGTAGCTTAGATCAGGGTTCATCGTCACCTCTGAAGCGTTTCCAAGAGTTGACGGGTCAAATTAAGCAATACGAAGAAATATTGGGTCTCGTCTATTGGGATATGAGAACGGGCGCACCGCGCAAAGGAATTGCCCAGCGCTCAGAAGCAGTAGGGGCATTGTCCTCGGAAACGTTCAGGCTATCGACTTCTAGCGAGATGGGCGAGCTGTTAGAGAAGCTGAATGAACCGGAGCAGCTTAAGCAGCTCGGTGAAATCGATCGTCGCTTAGTTGAGGAAACAACGAAGGAATACGAGCGCAATCGTAAAGTGCCTCCTGAATTGTATCGGGAATACGTCGTCTTGACCTCTCAAGCAGAATCCGCTTGGGAAGAAGCGAAGGAAAAGAATGATTTTCCGGGGTTTGTCCCTTATTTGGAGAAAATCGTTGCGATCAACCGTCAATTTATTGAGCTGTGGGGAGTGAAGACAACCCCTTACGATACATTGCTTGACATGTACGAGCCTGGTTTGACAACAGTGGAGCTAGATCGCTTATTCGGTGAGCTCAGAGCACGTCTTGTGCCACTAGCCGAGCAGATTGCGAATTCCCAACATAAGCCGGATACCTCCTTCTTGGAAGGTACCTTTGATAAAGAGGCGCAGAAGAAATTCAGCAAATTTATACTTAACGAAATGGGCTACGACTTTGAGGCGGGTAGACTGGATGAGAGTGTGCATCCATTCGCAACGGGATTAAGCCCAGGAGATGTAAGAATTACGACACGGTACCTACCTGACGATATTACGAGCGCTTTATTCGGTACCATTCACGAGGGCGGTCATGCGCTATACGAGCAGAACATTAATCCGGAGCTTGCCGGTACTCTGCTATGCACGGGAACCTCGATGGGTATTCATGAGTCGCAATCCCGTCTATGGGAAAATATGATTGGGCGCAGCTTAGGCTTCTGGCAACGGTATTACCCGGATTTGCAGGCTCATTTTCCAGGGCAGCTGGATGGTGTTACTGTGGAAGCCTTCTATCGGGGAATCAATGTCGTTGAGCCCTCATTAATTCGGATCGAAGCGGATGAATTGACTTACAATCTGCACATTATGATTCGTTATGAAATCGAGAAGATGCTGTTTAATGAAAACTTAGACCCACGGGATCTCCCAGAAGTATGGAATAAAAAATATGCAGAAGCTCTCGGTGTTACCCCGGCGACGGATGCAGAAGGCGTGCTTCAGGACGTTCACTGGTCAGGCGGCGCTTTCGGATATTTCCCATCGTATTCGTTAGGGAATATGTACGGTGCGCAGATGATAGACATAGCGCATAAGGAGCTGCCGAACTTGGATCAGCAAGTGGCTGCTGGAGAATTGCTACCGCTCAAGCAATGGCTGACAGAGCAGGTGTACCAATACGGTAAGCTGCAACAGCCTGCGGAAATCATTGAACGAATTAGCGGCAAACCGCTTCAGTCATCTTATTTGTGTGACTATCTGGAAAACAAATACAAAGATATATATCGATTGGAATAG
- a CDS encoding beta-class carbonic anhydrase, which translates to MHKMDEIIAYNKEFVQNKEYEKYLTTTKFPDKRMVIVTCMDARLTELLPKAMNLKNGDAKIIKNAGAILTSPFGNIMRSILVALYELNANEVYIVGHHECGMTGIDPNNVVAHMEARGVQQHVIHTLRHSGINLNRWLTGFDSVRESVENSVDIVRNHPLLPPGTPVHGLIIHPDSGELEVVTDGYVYLESHG; encoded by the coding sequence TTGCATAAAATGGATGAAATCATAGCTTACAACAAGGAATTTGTACAAAACAAAGAATATGAGAAGTATTTAACGACTACTAAATTTCCGGACAAGCGTATGGTAATCGTTACTTGCATGGATGCCCGCTTAACCGAGCTTCTACCTAAGGCTATGAACCTTAAGAACGGCGATGCCAAAATTATTAAGAACGCCGGGGCCATTCTGACCTCACCGTTCGGCAATATTATGCGGAGCATATTGGTTGCCTTATATGAGCTAAACGCCAATGAAGTATACATCGTTGGTCATCATGAATGCGGCATGACCGGTATTGATCCTAATAATGTAGTTGCGCACATGGAGGCCAGAGGTGTCCAGCAGCATGTTATTCATACGCTGCGCCATTCGGGCATTAACCTTAACCGTTGGTTAACGGGCTTTGACAGTGTCAGAGAGAGTGTTGAGAACAGCGTGGACATTGTCCGCAATCACCCCCTCCTTCCTCCGGGCACACCTGTGCATGGTTTGATTATTCATCCGGATAGCGGTGAATTGGAAGTCGTTACGGATGGTTATGTTTACTTGGAATCTCACGGCTAA
- a CDS encoding DUF2653 family protein → MRITMDEIVNAVCVNMAERYEVPVTSVEVELLYDEDQGFSAEVTIQERSRILIEANLKEAIMRYMLTEYDQRVYPSQIQLDVEDEIWADISEETE, encoded by the coding sequence ATGCGGATAACTATGGATGAGATCGTAAATGCAGTTTGTGTCAATATGGCTGAACGTTACGAAGTACCCGTTACTTCAGTTGAAGTAGAGCTTCTCTATGATGAGGATCAAGGCTTTAGCGCTGAGGTCACGATTCAAGAAAGAAGTCGCATCTTGATTGAAGCTAATCTAAAAGAAGCGATTATGCGTTACATGTTGACGGAATACGATCAACGTGTCTACCCTTCCCAAATCCAGCTAGATGTCGAAGATGAGATCTGGGCGGATATTTCGGAAGAAACAGAGTAA
- a CDS encoding methyl-accepting chemotaxis protein, producing MRSVRTKLLGSFLIVLVFVVLLGYSGLTQIKKMDDFTKEVTSDWMFGIETINQVNLNIEQFLSNYYQTSMTKDPKQLKTLGEASTALVASIDQGIVKYSESASSDEDKAIYATLKEAWGRFQAGVAVTNSGKASKEELTKAMEDIGTSFTDLRKAVDSLITYNHDGAINSQAESDKVYLDTLSTLFYVGVTIFVVVGLLAWLLIVNLTRPLRATTAIMNRISAGDLRVEPLLVNRKDEFGVMMEAVNKTLANLQLSVKQMQEASSSVASSSAQLYASSEQNSEAARHVSESIGQVAVGSEDQANTAAECGRVIDEMAEGVQRIAETTGDVAELSQQAAVRATNGSEKIVEVSESMQKMHESVEQASETIQRLEEQSTKISEISALIGDIAYRTNLLALNAAIEAARAGEHGKGFAVVAGEVRKLASQSDESSQGIIELIATIQKDTISAATTMKQSLADVQEGVIAVEHAEQAFKEIVLSTGEVSLRIQEAAAASEQLAASSEEVAASISNMGHIARQTAGMSQQVAASTEEQLASSEEMTRSSQVLSGISKDLQSIVQKFTI from the coding sequence ATGAGATCGGTTAGAACAAAGCTGCTTGGTTCATTTCTTATTGTGTTGGTATTTGTAGTGTTGCTAGGTTATAGCGGCTTGACTCAAATTAAGAAAATGGACGATTTCACTAAGGAGGTCACAAGTGACTGGATGTTCGGCATTGAAACAATTAACCAGGTGAATCTGAACATCGAACAGTTCCTAAGTAATTACTATCAGACTTCTATGACGAAAGATCCCAAACAACTAAAGACATTGGGGGAAGCAAGCACAGCGCTAGTTGCTTCAATTGATCAAGGGATTGTGAAATACAGCGAGTCGGCTTCAAGCGATGAGGATAAGGCAATCTATGCAACGCTTAAGGAAGCTTGGGGTCGATTCCAAGCGGGGGTAGCCGTTACTAATTCTGGAAAAGCGAGTAAGGAAGAATTAACCAAGGCTATGGAGGATATCGGCACATCCTTTACAGATTTAAGGAAAGCGGTAGATTCATTAATTACATATAATCACGACGGCGCAATAAATAGCCAAGCTGAAAGTGATAAAGTCTATTTGGATACGTTGTCCACTTTATTTTATGTTGGAGTAACTATTTTCGTAGTTGTCGGTTTATTGGCATGGCTGTTAATCGTTAATTTAACTAGACCATTGAGAGCGACTACCGCTATTATGAATCGGATATCAGCGGGCGATCTGAGGGTTGAGCCATTGTTAGTAAACCGGAAAGATGAGTTTGGTGTGATGATGGAAGCTGTTAATAAAACATTAGCCAATCTCCAGCTGTCGGTTAAGCAAATGCAAGAGGCGTCAAGCTCAGTCGCTTCATCATCAGCTCAGCTATACGCTAGCTCTGAACAGAATTCAGAAGCCGCAAGACATGTATCTGAATCAATTGGGCAAGTAGCTGTTGGATCAGAGGATCAAGCGAATACGGCTGCGGAATGTGGACGGGTCATTGACGAAATGGCTGAGGGAGTTCAGCGTATAGCGGAGACAACTGGGGACGTGGCTGAATTGTCACAGCAAGCAGCTGTTCGCGCAACTAATGGTTCAGAAAAAATCGTCGAAGTATCAGAAAGCATGCAAAAAATGCACGAGTCTGTCGAGCAAGCCAGTGAAACGATACAAAGACTGGAAGAGCAGTCGACTAAAATTAGCGAAATATCTGCTCTAATCGGTGATATCGCTTATCGTACGAATTTACTCGCATTGAATGCGGCAATTGAAGCTGCTCGCGCCGGTGAGCACGGCAAAGGCTTTGCAGTAGTAGCCGGCGAGGTACGTAAATTGGCATCCCAGAGTGATGAGTCGTCCCAAGGAATTATTGAATTAATTGCGACCATTCAGAAGGACACAATATCCGCTGCAACTACGATGAAGCAGAGCCTTGCAGATGTCCAAGAAGGCGTCATAGCTGTTGAGCATGCCGAACAGGCATTTAAGGAAATTGTTCTTTCGACGGGCGAAGTTTCGCTTAGAATTCAAGAAGCAGCCGCAGCATCTGAGCAGTTGGCAGCAAGCTCCGAGGAAGTTGCTGCATCCATTTCTAACATGGGCCATATCGCAAGACAGACAGCTGGTATGTCACAGCAAGTGGCAGCCTCAACGGAAGAGCAGCTAGCGTCAAGTGAAGAAATGACTAGATCGTCTCAGGTTTTGTCGGGAATATCCAAGGATTTGCAGTCGATCGTTCAGAAGTTTACTATTTAA
- a CDS encoding aldo/keto reductase, which produces MKFSQLGRSGLKVSKLSLGTMNFGVDTEEKEAFRIMDAALDAGINFFDTANIYGWGQNSGKTEEIIGRWFAQGGGRREKVVIATKFYGEMHDENDGPNNPGGLSAYKLRRHLEGSLKRLQTDHIELYQMHHVDRNVSWDELWEAFSVVLHQGKIGYVGSSNFAGRDLVKAQYEAKSHRMLGLVSEQHKYSLLCRLPELEVLPAAEELGIGVIAWSPLDGGLLSGNALKPIEGSKRANNPERVEKYRTQLVAFEALCKELGESEANVALAWTLVQPSMTAPIIGPRTLDQLTSALRVVDIVLDESTLKRLDEIFPGPGGSAPKAYAW; this is translated from the coding sequence ATGAAATTTAGTCAATTAGGAAGATCAGGTCTGAAGGTTAGTAAGCTTAGCTTAGGGACTATGAATTTCGGTGTAGACACGGAGGAGAAAGAAGCATTCCGTATTATGGATGCTGCACTCGATGCAGGAATTAACTTCTTTGATACTGCTAACATATATGGCTGGGGTCAAAATTCCGGCAAAACGGAAGAGATTATTGGACGTTGGTTCGCGCAGGGCGGTGGACGACGTGAGAAGGTCGTAATAGCGACTAAGTTCTATGGAGAAATGCACGATGAAAACGATGGTCCGAATAACCCAGGTGGCTTATCGGCCTATAAGCTTCGTAGACATCTGGAAGGCTCCTTGAAGCGACTGCAAACCGATCACATTGAGCTTTACCAGATGCATCATGTCGATCGTAATGTGTCATGGGATGAGCTGTGGGAAGCATTTAGTGTTGTTCTTCATCAAGGAAAGATCGGATATGTCGGCTCCAGTAACTTTGCTGGACGCGATTTAGTTAAAGCTCAATACGAGGCAAAGTCGCACCGCATGCTTGGTCTTGTCAGTGAGCAGCACAAATACAGCTTGCTTTGCCGTCTTCCTGAGCTAGAGGTGTTACCAGCAGCGGAGGAGCTTGGCATTGGCGTTATCGCCTGGAGTCCACTTGATGGTGGTCTCTTAAGCGGTAATGCTTTGAAGCCTATCGAAGGCTCGAAGAGAGCTAATAATCCGGAGCGGGTGGAGAAATATCGCACTCAATTGGTTGCCTTTGAAGCGTTGTGTAAAGAGCTCGGTGAGAGTGAAGCGAATGTTGCGCTAGCTTGGACGCTGGTTCAGCCTTCTATGACGGCTCCGATCATTGGACCAAGAACGCTGGATCAATTAACTTCAGCGCTGCGTGTCGTAGATATCGTATTAGACGAATCTACCCTTAAGCGTCTGGACGAGATTTTCCCCGGCCCTGGTGGCTCCGCTCCTAAAGCGTATGCTTGGTAA